A window of the Lactuca sativa cultivar Salinas chromosome 5, Lsat_Salinas_v11, whole genome shotgun sequence genome harbors these coding sequences:
- the LOC111913313 gene encoding probable myosin-binding protein 5 codes for MSVSKRTFRMFVEEELGEFPHFVVGAMLEWLLIASLFIDRFLAFMSNKFAMMFELDPPCVLCTRIDQSLVGNNPSTFYNNSICESHKKDISSLAYCHVHRKLSDIRNMCEACLLSFATDKEADFDEIKKPVEQKDTVAPKDQQKDDDNNMSTPKNLKPVKTKATNENNGGGSKDGEMMSKCCCCGEPFTTRTPSKAFVRTPAHLHGTSVLTPRAPLTPMGWRNDDAKNMELPHARYVPPNFTSDNEVDAAKDNKGSNKESKGKEEMKSASNPLLPDSDELNDESLKTPKGNKFFGVPLAEVIVNSPRFANKLLPKKLPLEKLDFLSDDEGPEEGDSISIVHHLKKQVRADRKILTDLYQELNEERSASAVAANNSMAMITRLQTEKASIEMEALQYQRMMEEQAEYDQEAIQILKDMLIQKEKDIKMMEKELQIYKEKFGEINKEDIERFARDRDDFESERFHLSGMLNNLENLIHSNTDDTGVSYDKDIEEEKKASLEREMSLIKERMSVMESDSGYLKHTGMALQKGDERADLLTEIAQNLRKLRT; via the exons ATGTCAGTATCAAAAAGAACATTTCGGATGTTCGTGGAGGAAGAACTAGGTGAATTCCCACATTTCGTGGTTGGAGCCATGCTCGAATGGTTACTAATAGCCTCCCTTTTCATCGACCGGTTTCTCGCATTTATGTCCAACAAATTCGCCATGATGTTCGAACTGGACCCGCCGTGTGTTTTGTGTACACGAATTGACCAATCCCTCGTGGGCAACAACCCTAGCACCTTCTACAACAACTCCATATGTGAATCCCACAAAAAAGACATCTCCTCCTTAGCCTATTGTCACGTCCATCGAAAATTATCTGATATCCGAAACATGTGCGAAGCGTGTCTCCTCTCATTCGCAACAGATAAAGAAGCGGATTTTGATGAGATCAAGAAACCCGTTGAGCAAAAAGACACGGTTGCCCCTAAGGATCAACAAAAAGACGATGACAACAATATGTCAACACCGAAGAATCTGAAACCGGTGAAAACAAAAGCGACGAATGAGAATAATGGTGGTGGTAGTAAGGATGGGGAGATGATGAGCAAGTGTTGTTGTTGTGGTGAGCCTTTTACTACAAGGACTCCTTCAAAAGCTTTTGTTAGGACACCTGCGCATTTACACGGGACGTCTGTTTTGACCCCTAGAGCGCCTTTGACGCCAATGGGATGGCGGAATGATGATGCCAAGAATATGGAGTTGCCTCATGCAAGGTATGTACCGCCTAACTTTACATCGGATAATGAAGTAGATGCTGCTAAAGATAACAAAGGATCGAATAAGGAGTCTAAAG GTAAAGAGGAGATGAAATCCGCATCAAATCCACTATTACCCGATTCTGATGAACTAAATGATGAATCTTTGAAAACCCCAAAAGGAAACAAGTTCTTTGGGGTCCCACTTGCAGAAGTTATTGTCAACAGTCCAAGATTTGCCAACAAACTACTACCCAAAAAACTTCCATTAGAAAAACTCGATTTCCTTTCCGATGATGAGGGGCCCGAAGAAGGGGATTCCATTTCCATTGTTCATCATCTCAAAAAACAAGTCCGTGCAGACAGAAAAATACTCACAGATTTGTATCAAGAACTTAATGAAGAACGAAGCGCTTCAGCTGTTGCAGCTAACAATTCCATGGCGATGATTACTCGATTGCAAACTGAGAAAGCTTCAATTGAAATGGAGGCATTGCAGTATCAGAGAATGATGGAAGAACAAGCAGAGTATGATCAAGAAGCCATTCAGATACTTAAGGATATGCTTATTCAGAAGGAGAAAGATATCAAAATGATGGAAAAGGAGCTTCAGATTTATAAAGAGAAATTTGGAGAAATTAACAAGGAAGATATCGAGAGATTTGCTCGTGATCGTGATGATTTTGAAAGTGAGAGATTTCATCTTTCTGGGATGTTGAATAACTTGGAAAATCTTATACATTCGAATACAGATGATACAGGTGTTAGTTATGACAAAGATATAG aagaagaaaagaaggcgAGCTTGGAAAGAGAGATGTCTTTGATTAAGGAAAGAATGAGTGTGATGGAATCAGATAGTGGATATTTGAAGCACACTGGAATGGCACTCCAAAAGGGTGATGAAAGAGCTGACCTTCTTACAGAGATAGCTCAAAATCTTCGAAAGCTCAGGACATGA